The Papio anubis isolate 15944 chromosome 5, Panubis1.0, whole genome shotgun sequence genome has a segment encoding these proteins:
- the DIMT1 gene encoding probable dimethyladenosine transferase isoform X2, with product MFQREFALRLVAKPGDKLYCRLSINTQLLARVDHLMKVGKNNFRPPPKVESSVVRIEPKNPPPPINFQEWDGLVRITFVRKNKTLSAAFKSSAVQQLLEKNYRIHCSVHNIIIPEDFSIADKIQQILTSTGFSDKRARSMDIDDFIRLLHGFNAEGIHFS from the exons ATGTTTCAAAGAGAATTTGCCCTCCGACTGGTTGCAAAACCCGGAGATAAGTTATACTGCAGACTTTCAATTAATACACAGCTGTTGGCACGTGTGGACCATCTAATGAAA GTTGGAAAGAATAACTTCAGACCACCGCCCAAGGTGGAATCCAGTGTTGTAAGGATAGAACCTAAGAATCCACCACCACCCATCAATTTTCAG GAATGGGATGGTCTAGTAAGGATAACCTTTGTTAGGAAAAACAAGACACTCTCTGCTGCATTTAA ATCAAGTGCAGTGCAACAACTCTTGGAAAAAAACTACAGAATTCACTGTTCAGTCCATAATATT ATAATACCAGAAGATTTCAGCATAGCAGATAAAATACAGCAAATCCTAACCAGCACAGGTTTTAGTGACAAACGGGCCCGTTCCATGGACATAGATGACTTCATCAG attgcTACATGGATTCAACGCAGAAGGTATTCATTTTTCCTAG